The nucleotide sequence TTATGATGACCTATTTTGGGGTAAATTTCTATCTCGTAGGATTGCACAGCTACGCCAGTGGGGCACAGGTTATTACCCCCACTTTTATTTATTACACCGTTTTTGGGGTTATGTTGTTGGGAGCTGTAAGTTACTGGCGCAATAAAAAATACTACGCCAAGTAATTTTGATATAGTGCAAAATTTATGCAATTTTGTACTATTATGAAGTAAAGGAATTATGTTTTTTGTAGACATCATAGTAGGAAGGTTAAGAATTCATGTTTTGAATTCTTAACTATTGATGGTGTTTATTTTCTTCGTATAACATAATTCTTTACCATGCCGGATACAAACAAACTTACTCCAGCTAGATTATATGAGTATTTTATTATTGCCTTAACGGGCAAGGACTCTGATTTTACCACTGGGAGCATCAGAAAGGCCATATTTATGCTTTCCATTCCTATGGTATTGGAAATGCTGATGGAATCTATTTTTGCCTTGGTGGATATTGCATTTGTATCCAGGGTTAGTGTCAATGCGGTGGCCACAATAGGACTCACAGAATCGGTGATTACATTGATTTATGCAATAGCCATTGGCTTAAGTATGGCCGCAACGGCAGTTGTAGCCAGAAGGGTTGGTGAAAAAAATTTACAGGGAGCGAGGGAATCGGCAGTACAGGTAATCCTTTTGGGGATAACTGTGGCCATTATCACTGGAATAATTGGGGCTATATACTCCAAGGAAATCCTTGGTTTAATGGGTGGAAGTACTGAACTTATTCAAGAGGGCCATGGATACACCCGGCTGATGATCGGAGGAAATATCACTATTTTACTACTTTTCCTAATAAATGCAATTTTCCGGGGAGCGGGGGATGCCTCGGTGGCGATGTGGATATTGGTTCTGTCTAACGGTCTCAATATTATTCTTGATCCAATCTTTATTTTTGGATGGGGGCCTATACCCGAATATGGGGTTATGGGCGCTGCAATAGCAACCAACTTTGGAAGGGGAACTGCAGTCTTGTTTCAACTGATAATTTTGTTCTATGGATGGAGCAAGATCAAAATTGGTATTTCCGATATCGTAATCCGATTTAAGGTGATGATGAACATCATTAAAGTTTCTGCTGGTGGCATTGCACAGTTCTTGATCGGTACGTCCAGTTGGATATTTTTAATGAGGATTATGTCCGAATTTGGGAGTGAAGTTTTGGCCGGTTATACCATTGCCATAAGGGTAATAATGTTTTCATTAATGCCTTCCTGGGGAATGAGCAATGCGGCAGCTACTTTAGTAGGCCAAAATTTGGGTGCCAACAAACCGGATAGGGCAGAAGCATCTGTTTGGAAAACAGGCAAGTATAATGCCATATTTATGTTTTCAATTTCAATAATATATTTATGCTTTGCAGAAAAAATTATTTTGCTCTTTAATACCACTCCGCAAGTTGTTGAATATGGCACTTTATGCTTACAGATTATTGCGGCAGGTTATGTATTCTATGCGTACGGAATGGTTTTGACCCAGGCATTTAACGGAGCGGGAGATACAAGGACCCCTACTAAAATTAACTTTTTAATTTTTTGGGTATTACAGCTTCCCTTTGCATATGTTATGGCTATTACATTTAAGTTTGGAGCGGTTGGGGTATTTTTGGCCATTTCAATAGCTGAGATTTTGCTTACCGTATTAAGCTACGTACTCTTTAAAAAGGGTAAATGGAAAGAAATTAAGGTATAAGCTATTTTTGTAACTTTATGCACCATTATCTTAATCAATTTAAACAGAGAGAATGAAACAGCAAAATAAAGGCCTTAATACCATTTGTACCCA is from Arenibacter algicola and encodes:
- a CDS encoding MATE family efflux transporter, giving the protein MPDTNKLTPARLYEYFIIALTGKDSDFTTGSIRKAIFMLSIPMVLEMLMESIFALVDIAFVSRVSVNAVATIGLTESVITLIYAIAIGLSMAATAVVARRVGEKNLQGARESAVQVILLGITVAIITGIIGAIYSKEILGLMGGSTELIQEGHGYTRLMIGGNITILLLFLINAIFRGAGDASVAMWILVLSNGLNIILDPIFIFGWGPIPEYGVMGAAIATNFGRGTAVLFQLIILFYGWSKIKIGISDIVIRFKVMMNIIKVSAGGIAQFLIGTSSWIFLMRIMSEFGSEVLAGYTIAIRVIMFSLMPSWGMSNAAATLVGQNLGANKPDRAEASVWKTGKYNAIFMFSISIIYLCFAEKIILLFNTTPQVVEYGTLCLQIIAAGYVFYAYGMVLTQAFNGAGDTRTPTKINFLIFWVLQLPFAYVMAITFKFGAVGVFLAISIAEILLTVLSYVLFKKGKWKEIKV